CATCTTTAACCATGATGGTTCAGCTACAAAGAAGCTTCTGGTACCTGTCACAACGCTCTTCAATTGGTGCCCCAATTTCGGATGGAAACTTACCTACACCTAGAATGTCACTGTAGCGGTTTCTCAAGCCATACCATGCGTCTTAAATCTTAACTTTCTAGTGTGAGTGTGCGTAATTGGCTTGGGATACCGACACAGCGTAGGTAATTTCTCTCCGGAATTGGGGCTTTGTTTGGGTTGATATGAAGTGGGTTATTTTAatggttgaattggtggtggtggtggcaggcAGGGGTGGACATGGTGGCAGAGCTTGTTGGAGTGACATTGGGTCCAAAGGGAAGGAATGTGGTGCTGCAGAATAAATATGGACCTCCCAAGATTGTCAATGATGGTGAAACTGTACTCAAACAGGTATTGCACGCACAACCCACACATTTGTCATCCCTTGCTTTATCATTAGccatttgttggttttagagaCTAATCACTTGGTAATCAAAGTTAATCAGACTTAACACAAGTATTTGCATCAAGAAAGGAGCTTTCTTGTTAGTGAACCAAAATGTACAGTAGCTTTCATCAAAATTATGATTTCCCTCATCAGCTGCTTATCAATCACGGATTTATCTGAATTCCATTGTCTTTACATTTTGCTCCTGGTTCACTACACCTGCATTTACAGCTACAGTCTGAATAGAAATTGTTGCTGCACAATGAATACGTTGTTAAGTTTTTCGTAGTTACTAATACGAGTGCGAAGGTATGTATCTCTTTTCTTAACTGGCTTCATTTTCCGTTCTTTCTTAAGATTGAGTTGGAGGACGCTGTGGAGAATGTTGGTGTTAAACTGGTGAGGCAAGCCGGCGCGAAAACAAATGACCTCGCAGGAGACGGTTCCACTACAGCTGTAGTTCTTGCTCATGGTTTAATTACTGAAGGTGTGAAGGTATGAATCTGATGCCATCCATTGCTTTGTTTCTTGGACTAGAAGAAAGAAAGTACTTATTGTGATGGTTAAGGATCCTACATTGTTATAGAAAGGCTAGGTTGTTCTTAGATGTCTGTGACAACTGAGCTAAGCTGCATCGTATCCAAATACTATGTTTAATACCGCTATTAAACATGTTGTTTAATGGAATGCAAGTCGGCATTCAATTAAACCTTGGCAACGTTTTTGTATTGTACATAAACTCTCTTCTAGGTTACTGCAGCTGGCATGAATCCCATTCAAATTGCTCGTGGGATTGAAAAAACCGCTGTGGCCCTCGTTTCAGAACTCAAATTGATGTCCAGAGAGGTAACCAGATTTGTTTTCCCTCTTCTAATTGAAAGATTGAAAACCCTATCGATCCAAGCATTATTCAAAATCATGAAAAAAGTATAGCGAAAATGAAGACATTGTATTAGGCTGTACAAAAACAtttgaagaaatattttttagttaatTCAGTTACCATCCTACATATATTGCTATGCAGATTGAAGATCACGAGCTAGCAGATGTTGCTGCAGTTAGTGCAGGCAATGATTATACAGTTgggaaaatgatttatgacGCTCTTCGTCAAGTAGGAAAGAAGGGTGTGGTTACCATTGAATCAGGGAAAAGTACAGAGAACGACCTACAAATTGTGGAAGGAATGCAGTTCGATCGTGGATACTTATCGCCTTATTTTGTCACTGACCGGAAAAAAATGATAGTGGAGTTTCAGGACTGTAAGGTAAGAAGTTCACGTTACTTATGGACTGCAATGCTCTCCGATGAAGTAATTAGACGTCATAAATTCTTTGTTTGCAGTTACTTTTGGTTGACAAGAAAATTACACACCCAGAGGAGCTGTTCAAAGTATTGGACAATGCAGTACAAGAAAAGTATCCTGTCGTGATAGTTGCAGAGGGCATTGAGCAGGAAGCTCTGACTCCAGTGATCAGAAACAAACTCAGGGGTGCACTGAAGGCAGCTGCTATTAAGGCTCCTGCCTTTGGCGAGCGCAAAAGCCATTACTTAGACGACATTGCCATTTTGACTGGAGGTAGTAGGTTAAACATCGAAACTCAGATATTAAATGAGCTCCGGCACAGTTCTTCACATTGCATGTATTTTGCAGCAACGGTCGTGAGAGATGAGATGGGCATTGTCCTATATGATGTTGGGAAGGAGGTTTTGGGCACTGCTACTAAGGTTGTGATAACAAAGGATTCTACATTGATAGTTACCGATGGCAGCACCCGGGAGGCTGTAGAAAAGAGAGTTTCACAGATACAAAAGCTTGTTGAGGTACATCCGACATCTCTTGGCACTCTTCTTTATTGCTGAAGTGTAGAAGGAACTCGACACATCGTTATTTCCTCTGTCAAATACAACACaactaaattttttctttttttcagaaTACTGAAGAagaatttcaaaagaaaatattaaatgaaaGAATAGCAAGATTATCAGGGGGAATTGCTATTCTGCAGGTAATGAAAAGCTTAATGCACTTAGACGTCTTTAATCTGAATGCCGGGAGCCTGACTTTCTTTCAAGATGACATATTGGTTCTGATAATTGATTCATAGGTaggagcacaaacacaaattgagTTGAAAGATAAGCAACTTAGAATTGAAGATGCTTTGAATGCAACCAAGGTAGTTTCCCACTGTTCTTATTTTCGTAAGAAGTTGAATGCCAGTCGATAATGGTTGTTTTCTAACTGGATCACAATATAGGCAGCTATTGAGGAAGGTGTGGTAGTCGGCGGTGGCTGTAGCCTTCTGAGGCTCTCTAAAAAGGTGGATACTATTAAAGAACTTTTGGATAATGAAGAACAGAAGGTACCTCCCTGCCACTCCATTTTTAATCATTTCGTGCTCAATTCATGCTGTTCAACCTGTTTTTACTAAGTTTTCATAGTGGTCGTTTATCTGTGTTTGCGCAGATTGGAGCGGAGATCTTCAAGAGAGCTCTAAGTTATCCTGTAAAACTGATAGCTAAAAATGCAGGTGCAAATGGAACTGTTGTAGTAGAGAAGGTCTCTGCATGTTAAATGCATTTTCTTCTTAAAACGTAATTTTAGATTTTGTGCATTTGTCATGCCTTATGGCTGGATATCTTGAATCAAACTGTTCTACTGAGACTTGTTGAATTTTGCAGGTTCTGTCTAACGATGACATGGGGTACGGATACAATGCTGCGAAAGACTGCTATGAGGACCTAATGAAAGCCGGGATCATGGATCCGTCAAAGGTTTTGTAACACTCAATGACTTTGGAACAAaatttctacacttcatgacatAACTAAGCTACAATCCTGCGGCATTTTAAAGGGTTATTCAACATGAAAACGGTTCCTTATTTTTGGACAGGTAGTTAGATGTtgtttggagaatgcagcatCAGTGGCCAAAACTTTTCTGACTTCGGATGCTGTTGTTGTCGAAATTAAGGAAACACAGCCCATCCCAAAAGGAATGCCGCCAAAACTGCCGGATATCCCAAGAatgcctccaccaccaccaccagacCTGGCTAgtatcccaagaagaagaagaagggcagCACCACCAATGCCCATGCCAACCACAGGTAGTTCCTTGCCTTTCCAAAGAAGGGTTTTTGGTTTCTATGGTTTTCCTGCTTCTCATTGATGTAATGTGGCTGTTGAAGTGACAAGAAACTAATTCAAACGTCTGATGATTCAGGTGCTGGGCCCTTGGGCTTTTAAAGAGGGACTTGTAGCCGTATTGGTGAAGAGCACGCAATACCTGAGGTTCAAAGTTCGATTTTCTCCCATCCGTCAATAGTGCTTGAATATAAAGAATGACTGTACAATGTAAATAGTTTCATTGTCCATCTAAAAGTCTGCAATGTGGGAAGAATGCCACTCGATGTTCATATGATATACTTGATTGTTTTTCTGTACAAGATTGACGCGTCATAGGCATTGATCTTTTTGTCCATGATCAAATTTATCATTAATTATGAGGTAACTAGTTAAATGTAACTTTATCTGGTACCATTGATGATGTTTATATCGTTTTTAATAAGTAATAAAACTGCTATCGTTGGTTTAAAATAATTGTGACCATATCTAGTAACATTGTGAGGTGGGGTGAAATTTAAAGGCATGGTTCCGCTTGTTTGTGAGAGCTATCATGCACATAACATGATTAGATGGCCATATTGATGATTTGATAACAataataagtgaatttcacactttttttcctttcactTCTCCGTCTTGTCAtattagaaattaattaatcaaacgaaaaGTAAGGGAAATACAGTTTTACGGTATTGACAGCAATTTTTAATACCTCTACATTTTGAAGAGAGTacgatttttattttgttaatattaataatttatctCAATAATACTATAGTTTGTGAAAAACGAAAAATTgagataaaaaaatgaaaagaatgagAATAGAAGAAGAAAGTAGTAAAGATCATTGGCGTTTCTCATCTGCGGCAAGAACATGACACGTGCAACTGCAACAACATCACAAAGCACACCATCCCAAAAACTGGAAGTCCCCTCTCCCAAATTCCCAGaaaatttctttgtatttttgcTGCCGTTCTTTCCTTCTTTCACCTCCTCAGCTTTTGTATAAATGTCGTCGGAGCAACGCGATCCTCTCACAAGGTGAAATTAGAAAAAACCCCAATTCGGATCTTCCCGCTTGCCAATCAGGAAATAGAAAGATGTTGATGATGGGATGGAGCATCCAGAGCTTACTGGATTTGGCGGTGGCCGGAATTTCAATGATGGTCGGGTTGGGGATCTTTGCGTTTATTGCTTCTATCCTTTGCTCTGCCGCGTTCTTGCACACCGCCACCGCCAAGGACGTCTCCTCTTGATCCACCCATTACTTGAAAGGTAACCGTTCCCAATTTCAAATTGAGATTCAGCTTCACTTCGGCTGCATAAATCTTGATCTGGGTATTCATGAATTGATGCGATCCAGGTTTTATCTCCGTCGAGGtgagtttttttgtttgattgatgATGTTGAATTGGTAGGctttttttatgaacttttcTTCGTGATGTGTTTTATAGGTTACCGTAGCATACAGAAGGAATGACATGGTTGGCAACGAGTTATGATTCAATTCAAATGTAGCTCTGATCAGTGGTTCTGGTTTTGAAGATTTTGTAATTTGTATCCATAATAATTGCAGCGAGGTTGTTCAATAAAAAGTCTCCTCCTTTGTTTGAAAAATGCAAATAATGTAAAAGTGATTTCCGCACTTCTTTTTTCTCGTTATGCACTCGCGTTTAAAATATGCGCACCATTTTTGCCATAAAATACTTCAACATTTGTCACAAAACTGTACTTTCTAACAGACGCTAAGCGCTACGCGTGAGtaatgaaacaaaacacaatgATTATGTGAAATTACGAGTtatcatgtttttcttttggttaaaattGTGTTTTTTAAAAAGCGCTAGTAAAGAATTACGAAGCAAAACTCAGTGATTAATATGAAATTACGAGTtatcatgtttttcttttgggcTTTCTTGAATACACCATTCCccggatcccatccggatccgcCACAAAACCCAACGGCCTGTAAAACCCGAGAACCCTGGGTTCCGAATACAAAGCAATATTACAAATCCCTTTCCCTACCAGCTCCTCTATCAACCTCTCCATCACCGCCTTCCCCAGCCCCAGCCCCTGAAACGACGGGTCCACCACCACGTCCCATATGATCGCGTTGAACACGCCGTCTCCCGTCGCCCTCGCGAACGCCACCGGCCGCTTCGTCTTCCTGTACTCCATCCACAGCAGCGAGTCCGTGTGCTCCAGCGCCGTCCGGATCTTGTCCGGGTCCCGCTTCGGAAACCCGACGGCCACGAACACCTTGTTGAGGTGGTCCAGGTTGAGCTCCGCGATCGTGCGGTGGAGGTTGAAGCCCCGGGTGTCGAGGTCTTGGTCGGAGATTGAGTATTGGTTGGTAGTTAGGGAGCGGCGCGACAGGGTGAGGCTTTGCGGGGGAGTGGGAGCGGCGGCGGTGCTTCTGAGGCTTAGACAGGGGAGGGGAGCGGAGATAGTGCCACGTAAGATCATGTTTGGGAAGAGGTGAAGTGATAAGTCGGTTAAATGAGGGAGAGCAGCATTGGGTTTTGTATGAATGCGCTGTACCGTGGTCAGTTTGTGGTGGTGAGTCGCCCCTTTTGGATACAGAAAGCGTGCCGACAAACGACGTCGTACGATGAAGTAAATTCAACGGGTAAAAACACAAGTGGAAAAGATAAAATAATCTGTAtggatgtatttttaaaatgatagaaaatgtttttgataaaattgactttaggtttaaaagcactttaataTTTATTTGGAAGAAACACTAGATATGTGTTTCTTGCGGGAAGcacttaaaattttttttttcaaaatctacttggatttttactaaaaattgatttaaaaacatttttattaaaaacaccTTCAGTTATTTGAAAACTCTTAGAAACGAGACCAAAAGCATTGTACGTTGTGTCTAATAACACTATTACTTCGGTGATCGACAACTATTTATCACCAATATAAATCGACCATTTGCTATAACAAACTAATGAATGAGGCTAATGGTTGGATGGGTCGGATTAGGGATGAAGCGAAAGATATGTATGGATGACGATTAACAAAGTTATAAATTAAAAGTGAAACAATTTACtacacaaaatcttatattttaatctataaaaaaaattctagaatCTATGACacacccaaaaccaaaaattggagtgtgttggccgtcacgtgagtgtgacgtagccaagtgcgcaaTACAGAAGTAAAAGAATGAAAATGCGAGAAAATAAAGTCAACaagataatttacaataaaagaTCAGTGAGTGCTAGTGACAAACACGGAAGGAAAACTGCAAAGTAGGAGTTCAAATatcctaagtgcagtccagaacaaacaaacactacacaaGTGACCACTAGAAAATCCTACATGGAGGGTGCTCTGTCAGAACTGCCTCGATGCCTCATTCGCCACCCACAACCtcgctacctaaaacctggaggtacgcaaaacagaaaatgtgagtgggtaaaaacaaagtttgctTTTCAAACCATTCCAATAACAAATACTAACCCCTCTCTGTAAAACCCATATATTTTCTAGAAAATACTATAAGTACTCGTATCTCAAAACATGCTAAAAACGATAAAGCTCAAATATGTCATGCCAGAAAAATATGCCGTGTCAGAATATTCAATCAACAATGTATGTATCAAGCAAGTGAgataaaacaataataatatgccAATAATatgtcagctggagtcacctaaagtgacctgtacggttgaatctatagctcatcaaccactatcctgcacacaagtcagaaccacctattgtggtctgtacaacaggctggTGTAATATAAATACGctcagtgctacgatcacgtgaaggttgtgcgatgTATTTcaagtcacctacaagtcggaaccacatATAATGGTCTATACGATaggctggcacctgccttggatccaaggtgagtgtacggtgtgggaggtgaacgatcacgtgaaggttagGCCCTACTCTAGCGGAGCACAATCATCGAGGTGCAGGAATATAAGGTATAACTCAATCTCATCATCACCACATCGATCACTAACAAACATACTCACTTGACTTACCTGAGCGTTCGCATTaccaaaacatacatatatgcaaatattaATGCATAACTAAATATGCAAACGCTAGGatggcattttaaaacatataaacatttaattgcattttctggaaaaatattgaagtatataggtatatacgaaaaaccaaaagcccactcattgatacgtagaagggtcgtaagTCTCGAGCCTCGCATGGCTTCGCTCGTCCTCCTGATAgtcctcacctatatgcgaaacaactataaaaccgtcaatttaaagcacataaccaaccttagataataacttctcatacattgctcaaatggggtgtttgaatataccaacgtgatcaactcaacctcacgaacatccccatatttttaaaataattttctgacctcCCACGCGCTGCCACGCGtgggcacgtgcctggcacgcgtgtgaaaccctaacggcgttagggaatattccgttaaaaccctAATAGACATTAACGGGCGTTACCTAACgtcgttagaatattccgttaactctgatggaatattctcctccttctttggtGAGCCTCGTCGGTCGCCGCCGTCCGCCTCCATCAACACCGTCGTCTG
This Pyrus communis chromosome 6, drPyrComm1.1, whole genome shotgun sequence DNA region includes the following protein-coding sequences:
- the LOC137737745 gene encoding ruBisCO large subunit-binding protein subunit beta, chloroplastic encodes the protein MAFSPTPISAFSFTNIQKLPKRLSPPSAANSKGIPKDLIFNHDGSATKKLLAGVDMVAELVGVTLGPKGRNVVLQNKYGPPKIVNDGETVLKQIELEDAVENVGVKLVRQAGAKTNDLAGDGSTTAVVLAHGLITEGVKVTAAGMNPIQIARGIEKTAVALVSELKLMSREIEDHELADVAAVSAGNDYTVGKMIYDALRQVGKKGVVTIESGKSTENDLQIVEGMQFDRGYLSPYFVTDRKKMIVEFQDCKLLLVDKKITHPEELFKVLDNAVQEKYPVVIVAEGIEQEALTPVIRNKLRGALKAAAIKAPAFGERKSHYLDDIAILTGATVVRDEMGIVLYDVGKEVLGTATKVVITKDSTLIVTDGSTREAVEKRVSQIQKLVENTEEEFQKKILNERIARLSGGIAILQVGAQTQIELKDKQLRIEDALNATKAAIEEGVVVGGGCSLLRLSKKVDTIKELLDNEEQKIGAEIFKRALSYPVKLIAKNAGANGTVVVEKVLSNDDMGYGYNAAKDCYEDLMKAGIMDPSKVVRCCLENAASVAKTFLTSDAVVVEIKETQPIPKGMPPKLPDIPRMPPPPPPDLASIPRRRRRAAPPMPMPTTGAGPLGF
- the LOC137737843 gene encoding GCN5-related N-acetyltransferase 1, chloroplastic, with product MILRGTISAPLPCLSLRSTAAAPTPPQSLTLSRRSLTTNQYSISDQDLDTRGFNLHRTIAELNLDHLNKVFVAVGFPKRDPDKIRTALEHTDSLLWMEYRKTKRPVAFARATGDGVFNAIIWDVVVDPSFQGLGLGKAVMERLIEELVGKGICNIALYSEPRVLGFYRPLGFVADPDGIRGMVYSRKPKRKT